The proteins below are encoded in one region of Ornithinimicrobium avium:
- a CDS encoding SCO6880 family protein — protein sequence MTVYRDYTRARIGWFFGLTGPQLALLATAVLPVAWAISKQDWASAALSLLLWAALFALVAVPVRGRSMTGWILATLALAAGALAGWTRFRARAATGQALPQEQVDLPGALSSIVIHEGPPTGHHHRRVALIQNHATRTWAVTASIIHPGLGMAELEDRDVYGQGLSELLDAAVRAELACEVIFMVRTVPEDGAERADWVRRHRANTAPVQVSRINDDLHESLTAATVRTEQYVTVVVPESRLGKVAREYGGGVNGRARAMYAAVAEVESHLRGGLGVSSVEWLTSAQLAHACRTGFAPGDRAAIIDALAAAQTDDDVNTCVPWEMAGPSGADAAVRHYSHDAWNSVSCTIKLPVKGAAMGALAPVLSAREDGERRSFMVCYPLVPPGRADRQSANSEFGADLGQSLRVAARMKQRTKNVDESEKVRALESKLARGNSLTVPYAVATVTVPKTVRAAEAGRRLDSSIRQAGFAPLRLDLAHDVAFAASVVPMGVSLTRKAG from the coding sequence ATGACCGTCTACCGCGACTACACCCGCGCCCGCATCGGGTGGTTCTTCGGCCTCACCGGCCCGCAGCTCGCCCTCCTGGCCACCGCGGTCCTCCCTGTCGCCTGGGCGATCTCCAAGCAGGACTGGGCCTCGGCGGCCCTGTCCCTGCTGCTGTGGGCAGCGCTGTTCGCTCTCGTGGCCGTGCCGGTCAGGGGCCGGTCGATGACCGGGTGGATCCTCGCCACCCTGGCCCTGGCGGCCGGCGCCTTGGCCGGGTGGACCCGGTTCCGGGCGCGGGCAGCCACCGGGCAGGCACTCCCGCAGGAGCAGGTGGACCTGCCGGGGGCCCTGTCCAGCATCGTCATCCACGAAGGCCCACCGACCGGGCACCACCACCGTCGGGTCGCCCTGATCCAGAACCACGCCACCAGGACCTGGGCCGTGACCGCCTCGATCATCCACCCCGGGCTGGGCATGGCCGAGCTCGAGGACCGGGACGTCTACGGCCAGGGTCTGAGCGAGCTGCTCGACGCGGCCGTCCGGGCCGAGCTGGCCTGCGAGGTGATCTTCATGGTCCGCACCGTCCCCGAGGACGGCGCCGAGCGGGCCGACTGGGTGCGGCGCCACCGCGCGAACACCGCCCCGGTACAGGTCAGCCGCATCAACGACGACCTGCACGAGTCGCTGACCGCCGCGACCGTCCGCACCGAGCAGTACGTCACCGTCGTGGTGCCCGAGTCGCGCCTGGGCAAGGTGGCCCGGGAGTACGGCGGGGGCGTCAACGGTCGCGCCAGAGCGATGTACGCAGCCGTCGCCGAGGTCGAGTCCCACCTGCGCGGGGGACTGGGCGTCTCGAGCGTGGAGTGGCTCACCAGTGCCCAGCTGGCCCATGCGTGCCGGACCGGGTTCGCCCCGGGTGACCGTGCCGCCATCATCGACGCGCTGGCCGCCGCGCAGACCGACGACGACGTGAACACCTGTGTGCCGTGGGAGATGGCCGGCCCCTCCGGCGCCGACGCGGCCGTGCGGCACTACTCCCACGACGCCTGGAACTCGGTCTCCTGCACGATCAAGCTGCCGGTCAAGGGGGCCGCGATGGGGGCACTGGCCCCCGTCCTGTCGGCACGGGAGGACGGGGAGCGGCGCAGCTTCATGGTCTGCTACCCACTCGTGCCGCCGGGCCGTGCCGACCGGCAGTCGGCCAACAGCGAGTTCGGTGCCGACCTGGGGCAGTCGTTGCGGGTCGCGGCACGGATGAAGCAGCGCACCAAGAACGTCGACGAGAGCGAGAAGGTGCGTGCTCTGGAGTCCAAGCTGGCCCGCGGCAACTCCCTGACCGTGCCCTATGCGGTGGCCACGGTCACGGTGCCCAAGACGGTCCGGGCAGCCGAGGCCGGCCGCCGCCTGGACTCCTCGATCCGCCAGGCCGGGTTCGCCCCGCTGCGCCTGGACCTGGCCCACGACGTGGCCTTCGCCGCCTCGGTCGTGCCGATGGGCGTCAGCCTCACCCGGAAGGCAGGCTGA
- a CDS encoding type IV secretion system protein: MFGIPNPFEYLAGKAVGELAADVWTSIMLGIWSAGLWFLRTVLGFVDAILTPDVTAAGPAGQVYRTTFWLALALVLILAMAQLGLAAWRRDGADLAQAAVGVAQFVVVFAGWIGYCVMILAAAQGLTRSLMRAMFGVELFAHWEPSEVFVIAGEDITDTLLATVLGFMGLVLWLAAIGFLLVMLTRAGALLVLVATGPIAAAGLASGFSRSWFWKSFRWFHAAAFTPVLVALVLGLGTSLTTGIIEGEADGPAKTIGTAIPGVFLICIAAFSPLALFKLLAFVDPGTSSGAAMRAGYEAQGGLRGLAGRATRTSNAASSVDSHGRSASEVSQEGQANQRAAQATSSLASKGGSAIGPVAGGIGAAVGVGVGLMVSAGTRGAAVGADVANQMGAGHNTYVPDFQPTRRTGDRHRLTHPEQRGEDTGASSGGNGETGGAAVQAPPPAQTSPSTGAGPVAPSTGGGAASGAAGTGAAGAAAAGAGK; the protein is encoded by the coding sequence ATGTTCGGTATCCCGAACCCGTTCGAGTACCTGGCCGGCAAGGCCGTCGGCGAGCTGGCCGCGGACGTCTGGACCTCCATCATGCTGGGGATCTGGTCCGCAGGACTGTGGTTCCTGCGCACCGTCCTGGGCTTCGTGGACGCCATCCTCACCCCCGACGTCACCGCAGCCGGACCCGCCGGGCAGGTGTACCGGACCACGTTCTGGCTGGCCCTGGCACTGGTCCTCATCCTGGCGATGGCCCAGCTGGGCCTGGCCGCGTGGCGGCGCGACGGCGCAGACCTGGCCCAGGCCGCGGTCGGGGTCGCGCAGTTCGTGGTCGTCTTCGCCGGCTGGATCGGTTACTGCGTGATGATCCTGGCCGCCGCGCAGGGCCTGACCCGTTCTCTGATGCGGGCCATGTTCGGCGTGGAGCTGTTCGCCCACTGGGAACCCTCCGAGGTGTTCGTCATCGCAGGAGAGGACATCACCGACACGCTGCTGGCCACCGTCCTGGGATTCATGGGCCTGGTCCTGTGGCTGGCCGCGATCGGGTTCCTGCTGGTCATGCTGACCCGGGCCGGGGCCCTCCTGGTGCTGGTCGCCACCGGCCCCATCGCCGCGGCCGGCCTGGCCAGCGGGTTCTCCCGGTCCTGGTTCTGGAAATCGTTCCGGTGGTTCCACGCGGCCGCATTCACCCCGGTCCTGGTCGCCCTGGTACTCGGCCTGGGCACCTCGTTGACCACCGGCATCATCGAAGGCGAGGCCGACGGGCCGGCAAAGACGATCGGCACCGCCATCCCCGGGGTCTTCCTGATCTGCATCGCCGCGTTCTCCCCCCTCGCCCTGTTCAAGCTCCTGGCCTTCGTCGACCCCGGCACCTCCTCCGGGGCCGCCATGCGCGCCGGGTACGAAGCACAGGGAGGGCTGCGCGGGTTGGCCGGCCGTGCGACCCGAACGTCCAACGCCGCCTCGAGCGTGGACAGTCACGGCCGCTCGGCCAGCGAGGTCTCCCAGGAGGGGCAGGCCAACCAGCGGGCCGCGCAAGCCACGAGCTCCCTGGCTTCCAAGGGCGGGTCCGCCATCGGACCGGTGGCCGGTGGGATCGGCGCCGCGGTCGGGGTCGGGGTCGGGCTCATGGTGTCCGCCGGCACCCGGGGCGCGGCCGTCGGCGCGGACGTGGCCAACCAGATGGGGGCCGGGCACAACACCTACGTCCCCGACTTCCAGCCGACCCGCCGCACCGGGGACCGGCACCGCCTCACCCACCCCGAGCAACGAGGCGAGGACACCGGCGCGAGCAGCGGCGGCAACGGTGAGACCGGCGGGGCAGCGGTGCAGGCACCGCCCCCGGCGCAGACCAGCCCGAGCACCGGAGCCGGGCCGGTCGCCCCCTCCACCGGTGGCGGTGCGGCCAGCGGGGCTGCAGGAACCGGTGCGGCAGGAGCCGCGGCCGCCGGTGCGGGTAAGTGA
- a CDS encoding LysM peptidoglycan-binding domain-containing protein, with the protein MKVRQRLIGLGALVVLAGILVGLPALLLALGGNPLPETLPSLDQVRDALLTPDDGTLALTGAKLLGWVVWAALSLSIVVEAVSALRGVRAPRLPALSLPQSGMRPLVLAALALFIAAPGGVVPEASAAPAPVTAPAVASVPVTAGADTGPAPVTTTAAATTEQEPTRAYVVRPGDTLWSIAAQHLGSGHDYHRIVDLNPERLAGGADWVTPGMVLQLPAPGAGAGTGEQAAQEQDVVVQTGDTLSGLAAEHLGQATRWPEIYEASTGTVQPDGRRLSDPDLIYPGWRLDLPEAAGGQERPAPTTAGARTAVDAGTAPATQPDTPDAAEPEQQVEASPAGGAAARSGITLGAAAGATSIDDSAVDAGPDTDGDLGRGVDGDAAGDGRDVGGDGRDVGGDGRDVGGDGRDAGGDLEDDAPSAWLLEGIVGSGALLGGALFLALTLRRRSRFRTRRPGRALAPPDPLLAPVEKTIQTRGRSAAHTLEQLDQALRRLGGACATTGAPVPAVAAVQLAGDGLWLHLWRPADLSAPWQDTGDGQHWFLPAGTAVEQIGPLEQDAPAPFPLLVCVGAGDDGSAWLLNLEDLEVALTGQAEYVDDLARYLAAEVAVNPWSAGVRLDCVGIASEVAAMNPARVSVADDGALEDLVAEVVGVIDRVGTRDVPTARVRQDGEDTWPARMVLLSTDGAAPAATDQLRHLLAQHAGSTGACLVVRSGTPTDTAMHIEATADGRVRIPAAGLDLVGVGLTADEAAGCAALLAQSHAEPDVPMPAATPDSDEYQEDRRGWSDQAGAIRPEHSTGREAAVDHQDLATLLPEGDEVYEQEAATTAQDLSTLAPRVEPDVARQVLQADPTLDADLAAWWDPAVRVPRLTLLGPVKAKAWGKPLAERKGYMTELLAYLAVHPHGVTTAQTAEAFGITEARTRDYIGRCRDWLGTDPVTGQLHIPHAQEAPATRARGVNVYQVLGLLVDVDLFRRLRTRAVARGGTEGIEDLKAALRLVQGRPFDQLRRGGWGWLFEGDRLDHHMTCAVVDVAHIVATHDLQTGDLAGARAAAEIALLAAPEEEIPTLDLVAVTAREGNTAEAVRLLQTDVCNRTDDPDLPPGDLPERTQRILDRHGWLEDRKEAV; encoded by the coding sequence ATGAAAGTCCGTCAACGCCTCATCGGACTGGGCGCCCTGGTCGTCCTGGCCGGCATCCTGGTGGGTCTGCCCGCCCTGCTGCTGGCCCTCGGCGGAAATCCGCTGCCGGAGACCCTCCCCAGCCTGGACCAGGTCCGCGACGCCCTGCTGACCCCAGACGACGGCACCCTGGCCCTGACCGGGGCCAAGCTCCTCGGCTGGGTGGTCTGGGCCGCCCTGAGCCTGAGCATCGTCGTCGAGGCCGTCTCGGCCCTGCGTGGCGTCCGAGCTCCGAGGCTGCCGGCCCTGTCCCTGCCCCAGTCGGGGATGCGGCCCTTGGTCCTCGCCGCGTTGGCCCTGTTCATCGCCGCCCCCGGCGGGGTCGTTCCGGAGGCCTCAGCGGCACCCGCCCCGGTCACCGCGCCGGCGGTTGCTTCTGTCCCGGTGACGGCCGGGGCCGACACCGGCCCCGCCCCGGTGACGACGACCGCTGCAGCCACCACCGAGCAGGAACCCACCCGTGCCTACGTGGTGCGCCCGGGGGACACGCTGTGGTCCATCGCTGCCCAGCACCTGGGCTCCGGGCACGACTACCACCGCATCGTCGACCTCAACCCGGAGCGCCTGGCCGGTGGTGCCGACTGGGTCACCCCCGGCATGGTGCTGCAGCTCCCCGCGCCCGGGGCCGGGGCAGGCACCGGTGAGCAGGCCGCTCAGGAGCAGGACGTGGTCGTGCAGACCGGCGACACCCTCAGCGGCCTGGCTGCCGAGCACCTGGGCCAGGCCACCCGGTGGCCCGAGATCTACGAGGCCTCCACCGGCACCGTCCAGCCGGACGGGCGACGCCTGAGCGACCCCGACCTGATCTATCCAGGCTGGCGCCTGGACCTGCCCGAGGCAGCCGGAGGCCAGGAACGGCCGGCGCCCACCACCGCGGGCGCGCGGACCGCCGTCGACGCCGGCACTGCCCCGGCGACCCAACCAGACACCCCCGACGCAGCCGAGCCGGAGCAGCAGGTCGAGGCGAGCCCGGCAGGTGGCGCGGCCGCCCGGTCGGGTATCACCCTGGGTGCCGCCGCGGGCGCCACCTCGATCGACGACAGCGCCGTTGACGCCGGACCGGACACAGACGGAGACCTCGGTCGTGGCGTCGACGGGGACGCTGCCGGGGACGGCAGAGACGTTGGCGGGGACGGCAGAGACGTTGGCGGGGACGGCAGAGACGTTGGCGGGGACGGCAGAGACGCTGGGGGAGACCTCGAGGATGACGCCCCTTCGGCGTGGCTGCTGGAGGGCATCGTCGGGTCCGGTGCCCTGCTGGGAGGGGCGCTGTTCCTCGCCCTGACCCTGCGCCGCCGTTCCCGGTTCCGGACCCGCCGCCCCGGCCGGGCCCTCGCCCCGCCCGACCCGCTCCTGGCCCCCGTGGAGAAGACGATCCAGACCCGCGGCCGGTCGGCGGCTCACACCCTGGAGCAGCTGGACCAGGCCCTGCGCCGCCTCGGTGGGGCGTGCGCCACCACCGGGGCTCCCGTCCCGGCCGTGGCGGCCGTGCAGCTGGCCGGTGACGGCCTGTGGCTGCACCTGTGGCGACCGGCCGACCTGAGCGCCCCGTGGCAGGACACCGGGGACGGCCAGCACTGGTTCCTGCCCGCGGGCACCGCGGTGGAACAGATCGGCCCGCTCGAGCAGGACGCTCCTGCACCGTTCCCGCTGCTGGTCTGCGTCGGCGCCGGGGACGACGGGTCGGCCTGGCTGCTGAACCTGGAGGACCTGGAGGTGGCCCTGACCGGCCAGGCCGAGTACGTGGACGACCTGGCCCGCTACCTGGCTGCGGAGGTCGCGGTGAACCCGTGGTCGGCCGGGGTGCGGCTCGACTGCGTCGGAATCGCCTCCGAGGTCGCTGCGATGAACCCGGCCCGGGTGAGCGTCGCCGACGACGGCGCGCTCGAGGACCTGGTCGCCGAGGTAGTCGGCGTGATCGACCGGGTGGGGACCAGGGACGTGCCCACCGCCCGGGTGCGCCAGGACGGTGAGGACACCTGGCCGGCCCGGATGGTCCTGCTCAGCACCGACGGTGCGGCGCCTGCGGCCACCGACCAGCTGCGCCACCTGCTGGCCCAGCACGCCGGGAGCACGGGCGCCTGTCTGGTCGTGCGCAGCGGCACCCCCACCGACACCGCGATGCACATCGAAGCCACCGCCGACGGGCGGGTCCGCATCCCCGCCGCGGGCCTGGACCTGGTCGGCGTGGGCCTGACCGCAGACGAGGCGGCCGGGTGCGCGGCGCTGCTGGCCCAGTCGCACGCCGAGCCCGACGTGCCGATGCCGGCAGCCACCCCCGACAGCGATGAGTACCAGGAGGACCGGCGGGGCTGGAGCGACCAGGCCGGTGCCATCCGCCCTGAGCACAGCACCGGGCGGGAGGCGGCCGTCGACCACCAGGACCTGGCGACGCTGCTGCCCGAGGGGGATGAGGTCTACGAGCAGGAGGCGGCCACCACCGCGCAGGACCTCTCGACGCTGGCCCCGCGGGTGGAGCCCGACGTCGCCCGCCAGGTGCTGCAGGCCGACCCGACCCTGGACGCGGACCTGGCCGCCTGGTGGGACCCGGCTGTCCGCGTCCCCCGGCTCACCCTCCTGGGCCCGGTCAAGGCCAAGGCGTGGGGCAAACCGCTGGCCGAGCGCAAGGGGTACATGACCGAGCTGCTGGCCTACCTGGCGGTGCACCCGCACGGGGTCACGACCGCGCAGACGGCGGAGGCGTTCGGGATCACCGAGGCCAGGACCCGCGACTACATCGGCCGCTGCCGTGACTGGCTCGGCACCGACCCGGTCACCGGGCAGCTGCACATCCCGCACGCCCAGGAGGCCCCCGCCACCCGCGCCCGCGGCGTGAACGTCTACCAGGTGCTCGGGCTGCTGGTCGACGTCGACCTCTTCCGCCGGCTCCGCACCCGGGCCGTGGCCCGCGGCGGCACCGAGGGCATCGAGGATCTCAAGGCTGCGCTGCGCCTGGTGCAGGGACGCCCCTTCGACCAGCTTCGCCGCGGCGGCTGGGGCTGGCTGTTCGAGGGGGACCGGCTCGACCACCACATGACCTGCGCGGTGGTCGACGTCGCCCACATCGTCGCCACCCACGACCTGCAGACCGGCGACCTGGCCGGGGCACGGGCAGCGGCGGAGATCGCCCTCCTCGCCGCACCGGAGGAGGAGATCCCCACGCTGGACCTGGTCGCGGTCACCGCCCGGGAGGGCAACACGGCCGAAGCGGTCCGCCTGCTGCAGACCGACGTCTGCAACCGCACCGACGACCCCGACCTCCCGCCGGGCGACCTGCCCGAACGCACCCAGCGGATCCTGGATCGCCACGGCTGGCTGGAGGACAGGAAGGAAGCCGTCTAA
- a CDS encoding pilus assembly protein, with product MNAVTQKRVRAGQREQTERGSVGVFVIVIAASFLIMVGLAVDVSGHLHAMQEARATAREAARVGGQQLQTPTGVRGLGAVADPGQAAAAAQAYLASAGVAGSASVTGPASISVDVTSVYPTKFLSIVGVPSLSATGTAEARITRSVGGVEQ from the coding sequence ATGAACGCGGTGACCCAAAAAAGGGTGAGGGCTGGCCAGCGGGAGCAGACAGAGCGCGGTTCGGTGGGGGTGTTCGTCATCGTCATCGCGGCCTCGTTCCTGATCATGGTCGGGCTGGCGGTGGACGTCTCCGGTCACCTGCACGCCATGCAGGAGGCCCGCGCGACCGCCCGTGAGGCCGCCCGCGTCGGGGGCCAGCAGCTGCAGACGCCCACCGGGGTCCGCGGCCTGGGGGCGGTAGCCGACCCCGGCCAGGCGGCGGCGGCCGCGCAGGCGTACCTGGCCAGCGCCGGAGTCGCCGGTTCGGCGTCCGTGACCGGCCCGGCCAGCATCAGCGTCGACGTCACCTCGGTCTACCCGACCAAGTTCCTGTCGATCGTCGGCGTACCCAGCCTGAGCGCGACCGGCACGGCAGAGGCACGGATCACCCGATCCGTGGGAGGAGTGGAGCAATGA
- a CDS encoding TadE/TadG family type IV pilus assembly protein produces MIRARRSGRDRGSVSVEMVILGPVLLFFVLAVFFAGRYALAQQSVQAAAAEAARAASIARSAGEASGSATGAASASLTNQDVRCVTQSVSVDTSAFGQEPGTPGLVTATVSCQVDMSDLAFPGIPGNRTLEATMSSPIDTYRSRQG; encoded by the coding sequence ATGATCCGCGCGCGCAGGTCCGGGCGTGACCGGGGGTCGGTCTCAGTGGAGATGGTGATCCTGGGCCCGGTCCTGCTGTTCTTCGTCCTGGCGGTGTTCTTCGCCGGCCGGTACGCCCTGGCTCAGCAGTCCGTCCAGGCCGCGGCCGCCGAGGCGGCCCGGGCCGCCTCGATCGCCCGCTCGGCCGGGGAGGCGTCCGGCTCCGCGACCGGGGCAGCGTCGGCCTCCCTGACCAACCAGGACGTGCGCTGCGTGACCCAGTCGGTGTCGGTGGACACCAGCGCCTTCGGCCAGGAGCCCGGCACACCCGGGCTGGTCACCGCGACCGTGTCGTGCCAGGTCGACATGTCCGACCTGGCCTTCCCAGGAATCCCCGGCAACCGCACCCTGGAGGCCACCATGTCCTCCCCGATCGACACCTACCGCTCGAGGCAGGGATGA
- a CDS encoding TadE/TadG family type IV pilus assembly protein: MSAGLGLRPRGVARVLRATPRDRGSSSVEVVVLLPLVFLLLFAMVQGGLWFHARAVALGAATEGARVAAAESSSAGAGISAASSFIADAGDGVVLDPAVTGSRSATTATVTVTGQAQSLVPFLNPSVAQSASFPTERITG; this comes from the coding sequence ATGAGCGCCGGGCTCGGCCTGCGGCCCCGGGGGGTGGCGCGTGTTCTGCGTGCCACCCCCCGGGACCGTGGTTCGAGCTCGGTGGAGGTCGTCGTCCTGCTGCCGCTGGTCTTCCTGCTGCTCTTCGCGATGGTCCAGGGCGGCCTGTGGTTCCACGCCCGCGCGGTCGCCCTGGGCGCGGCCACCGAGGGTGCCCGCGTCGCCGCCGCCGAGAGCTCCTCGGCCGGCGCCGGCATCTCCGCAGCATCGTCGTTCATCGCCGACGCCGGCGACGGCGTGGTGCTCGACCCGGCCGTCACCGGGTCGCGGTCGGCCACGACCGCGACAGTGACCGTCACCGGCCAGGCGCAGAGCCTGGTCCCCTTCCTGAACCCCTCGGTCGCCCAGTCGGCCAGCTTCCCGACCGAGAGGATCACCGGATGA
- a CDS encoding type II secretion system F family protein: MTALQLLLAAGGLVGAGLALVLFQLVPSHPDLEQALARLSPTGAREAQDAARALTRPRVKGVDEDRDVRDVLGAWGARHLPASLWGRVAPADLAVLGMSPSRFYGEKILYAFIGLVAGPVLSAAAMFSFSIPVYVPVLATLVLTVALWFVPTYNVVTDARDARVEFARSLGAFVDLVALEMASGSGPRQAMEAAAAVGDSWVFRRMREELARTRWSGITPWDALRHLGNEIDMPDLHELADIMRLSGEEGGRVYPQLKARAASMRSAILSAQKTRANEVSERMTLPMTLLGMIFLLILITPQVLRMVGS; encoded by the coding sequence ATGACCGCGCTGCAGCTGCTGCTGGCCGCCGGCGGGCTCGTCGGGGCCGGCCTGGCCCTGGTGCTGTTCCAGCTGGTCCCCTCCCACCCCGACCTGGAGCAGGCGCTGGCCCGGCTCTCCCCGACCGGCGCCCGGGAGGCCCAGGACGCGGCCCGGGCCCTCACCCGGCCCCGAGTCAAGGGTGTCGACGAGGACCGCGACGTGCGCGACGTACTCGGTGCCTGGGGTGCCCGGCACCTGCCGGCCAGTCTGTGGGGCAGGGTGGCGCCCGCCGACCTGGCCGTGCTGGGGATGAGCCCGTCGCGGTTCTACGGCGAGAAGATCCTGTACGCCTTCATCGGCCTGGTCGCCGGGCCCGTCCTGTCCGCCGCGGCCATGTTCTCCTTCTCCATCCCGGTGTACGTCCCGGTCCTGGCCACCCTCGTGCTGACCGTGGCGCTGTGGTTCGTCCCGACCTACAACGTGGTCACCGACGCCCGCGACGCCCGGGTCGAGTTCGCCCGTTCCCTGGGCGCGTTCGTCGACCTGGTCGCCCTGGAGATGGCGTCCGGGTCCGGCCCGAGACAGGCGATGGAGGCCGCGGCCGCGGTCGGCGACTCCTGGGTCTTCCGCCGGATGCGGGAGGAGCTGGCACGCACCCGCTGGTCGGGGATCACCCCCTGGGACGCGCTGCGGCACCTGGGCAACGAGATCGACATGCCCGACCTGCACGAGCTCGCCGACATCATGCGCCTCTCCGGTGAGGAAGGTGGACGTGTCTACCCCCAGCTGAAGGCCCGGGCGGCCAGCATGCGCTCGGCGATCCTGTCCGCGCAGAAGACCCGCGCCAACGAGGTCAGCGAACGGATGACCCTGCCGATGACCCTGCTCGGGATGATCTTCCTGCTCATCCTCATCACCCCCCAGGTCCTGCGCATGGTGGGGAGCTGA
- a CDS encoding type II secretion system F family protein, with translation MSTLLVAVSGALVAGGLLALVAGLVARPVPPARPRRAGTRRARLSPRTRMLAGIGLGIGVLVAVLTGWVIAVVIAPLALAGIPVLLAAPPAQREVARLEAMEEWVRTVAGTLGAGVGLEQALLRSLRSTPEPIKPEVTRLAGRLRARWRTEDALRAFADDLDDPTGDLIAANLALGARRRGGGLATVLGALAQSVGEDVRARREIESDRAKPRANARLITGITLSVLVFLSLSGNYIAPYGSPIGQVLLGSFLALYVGMLIWLRTMARGKPMPRFIGTSVRERAA, from the coding sequence ATGAGCACCCTGCTCGTCGCTGTCTCCGGTGCGCTGGTCGCCGGTGGGCTGCTCGCACTGGTCGCCGGGCTGGTAGCCCGGCCCGTCCCACCGGCCCGGCCACGCCGGGCCGGCACCCGGCGTGCCCGGTTGAGCCCGCGGACCCGGATGCTGGCAGGCATCGGTCTGGGCATCGGTGTCCTGGTCGCGGTGCTGACCGGGTGGGTGATCGCCGTGGTCATCGCCCCGCTGGCCCTGGCCGGTATCCCGGTGCTGCTGGCCGCACCCCCCGCGCAGCGGGAGGTGGCGCGGCTGGAGGCGATGGAGGAGTGGGTGCGGACCGTGGCCGGCACCCTGGGGGCAGGGGTCGGGCTGGAGCAGGCGCTGCTGCGGTCTCTGCGCTCCACGCCTGAGCCGATCAAGCCGGAGGTGACCCGCCTGGCGGGCCGGTTGCGGGCCCGGTGGAGGACCGAGGACGCGCTGCGGGCCTTCGCCGACGACCTGGACGACCCGACCGGGGACCTGATCGCCGCCAACCTGGCCCTGGGGGCCCGCCGCCGCGGCGGCGGCCTGGCCACGGTGCTGGGCGCGCTGGCGCAGTCCGTAGGTGAGGACGTGCGTGCCCGGCGGGAGATCGAGTCCGACCGGGCCAAGCCGCGGGCCAACGCCCGTCTGATCACCGGCATCACCCTGTCGGTCCTGGTCTTCCTGTCCCTGTCCGGAAACTACATCGCCCCCTACGGGAGCCCGATCGGGCAGGTGCTGCTCGGCTCCTTCCTGGCCCTGTACGTCGGGATGCTGATCTGGCTGCGGACGATGGCCCGCGGCAAGCCGATGCCGCGCTTCATCGGCACCTCCGTGCGGGAGCGTGCGGCATGA